cctgtctaaatcttattgatttaatgtcatgttttctttcttttgctgcaattttacgatgcatgTTTTGCCCTGTGACATTCATCATAGAATAAACCATTTGGTTTGCTCCACGATGGATATTTTTGCAgatttcacttcttatgtcgtgtcagtaacgaaggcactgtccatcacttatattactggaaaaaattggatcagtctgttgtctaagtacaagctgaatccgtatgatgaactgcagtttggtttaacaaacacgccacaattagtccttctcgcgtttaaaagaaatgaagaaaagactagatcacggtcacggagcctagtcaagttagaaagctgatcatagcagaccagacacgatcgccaccgtctcgcacatcggtaccaccttcagcaatggATCGAGCACCGACATATGCTCTAGCGCTGACAGCGGCAGctgctcagtctgatccagctgaggattgggcaccgaccacgtcagcggatcaggctgatctaccggaggatcgggcatcgacactggcacctgctccgacaccggcaccagctctacaaggagcaccatctccggcagcagcagcggcactaCCAGTCGCACTGGCACAGGCACCAGcaacggcttcggcacctgcaccaacacttgcacttgcatctgctccggcccgtgcagcggcaacggaACCATTAGTTGCACCCGCAACAGACTGGGTTGCAGTTcacacttcatataccaaagtccttacaaaaaccgacatgtccaccttcttggtaagcattggccgcccaagtgcttcgttcttttttgtttccatgttgtttcacatgattcactgtgttgatctaactgtttgtgtatgtcttcttgtttgcaaacagagaattcctggagcaacgagggagtcgttcaacaatccgggcgaccgtggccaagtttctcttaccatgcgcagccttggtgtgaatgaacctgctcaatataccgtaagtacaaaggatggtcgcatgatgattaacgctaaaggatggtcaaggttcaaatctaaatcatatcttgcggtagggaatgatgtcaaaatcgaactttctcggcaaggagagctggtccaaatcaactttgaaattcttaagtagcagcacgcaactgccaaactaatctatcctccgagagattttgatgtaatactctggcatggtgaaacaagtgtcctgtgtgtataattagtacgacagtatcattgatagaattgcaactctgattgctggttaggaactgtcgttcgattccATTCCAACAAcggccgtgctttattcaattttgtgtattcgccttgcgacagcatctaaaactagcgccgtaccgatcgcttgcaatatgaaaagcgctgaggtagaacacatgggcccccaaacatgcaggacCACCAGCctatggcccaaagtccagaaccgtgagcctgtctgagtatttctcagctgaacccccaaaatgcccgtgtgttgcacgtaacatcaagatgcatttgtatgagtattttatcttttgagagaaaaggatgaacgagggaaggccttatttgcaaatgtggagaggtgtgtgggtacctttttgcaaaattgccatagtttccttcctatccgtcagatataaaccggacggcctatattgcaggatggcaggcacaccatcatcaccaactcgtctataccgtgttaaaaaaactctatttttttataattatatatgttatatatattccccttgatttttcttatgtataaagttgtgatataaaagatctttatatttctttacagagggtgtatctctgtcaaaaatatatttatgtgttaCTAGTTaatcctgtctttctacttcctttcgctgatatgtggggcatccgacAACGGGTTCCATCTGCCATATGACCAAATTatagtgcacaactgcacggtagacacacgccggtcgtagcgccgcagtaatgcccaatgagccgtcaaatcacaaaaaacccacctttccagctttagcagtaggCTGGATGGatgaagcggcaatatttcactcggcctaaatccccttctccctcctctgcttgttcagagaaaaccccagcttggcgattgcatagggttttctcatggagaacctggtacgaattcttcatccatccccgataaatccaagtcccttggtcgcgggtaatcctaggatggcagccgccgccgttgatgcattttcttcctactgaatatagtgtgtttcatttgtagtgcccaaagtgcgaggaccctacaggtttccgcgccctcggcgagacgccacacttgttccttctcatcctaacacaggattttaaaacgcgcacagtatgttcctagaatcctcttttctatccgggagggtggggttttttgaacatgctgtcgactaatttggaaatttggattgctatatttggataaaaggtactagtaccatggtcaacactaacgcgaaggaggaaattatttctagatttggatatagggaatacattgtgttctcatattatttttcatgcagtgcattctttgctctgccagaacacatgtactcaagatgctcggccttgccataactgaatacaccagtttaatggtcacagtgaagacaagccatggatataagttttgagttgggttcatgaaccaagatgattgctgcttttttatggccgaacttggataaactttctcaagtgttacagactgaaagttggcgcacgaatgctgatggaaatagcagaacctggtctcatcttcacagcgatcttccacccccgacgtcgttccaattgttcatccatgttagttttgtatctggttcttgcttgttgcctcaattacttcttaatccacctattatgtctaactaatcacaatttaactttagaagtagcaaagaatctctcacgaagatgctacttctaactaatattttcttataattggtggcacgtgtaggttttttcagagttaagtaGGCTACTCatttgttattctataagaactcggctgttactcatggcactgaagttgacttggatgacatccacaagttcctacactttattgatcgtcttgaggtccttgtggggcgcttcaatggtggaaggccacgtgggatatgtgccactgctgcactcgttgaacaggtccaactgtgttgagaaacttatggtacgagctgttttctgttatatatgttgttcacaaactcttgcttatgcacagttttacagctgtgatcttcttgaaacaggaactgcccagttctattattcctatacagatgcctgaccatggtcgggtcagacttgcgcttggtcacaacatgatgtttatgtcgacctactccattcgccttggaggtgaaaaagatacttattcatgggtgggtggtctcaaataatgaaggcccgtccatcttggagaataggacagaagattatgttcctgcttttccatggctctaaagcgaatatcctgtttattgaccacattgcgagatgaagctgCTTTCataaggttgtggatgcgcggggtggcgcctgggccttgtcctggggattggcggcctcaccctttggTTAACTATAGACAAAGTAGCACTGCTCGAGGCGTTCTTTGTACGCTTGAACcagtataagtactcatactgctttcaactatggttgttaagtgcccctgctggtttcagttaaggttgttaagtaatcctactgcttttacagtctgtcgtgtttcttcattcctgtcttcctccagccgccaaaaccaaaccagcgctagcggggccgcctgcttccgcctcccaagGTTgtctgcgcctcagcgcacgcatcgctgccccaccgtctcctaaatcgttaacgccgacctccaaggcctcgtcgtcgtcctccgcgcgatttgatgcgctcgccgtggcgccgccctcttgcgttgtcaacatggttaacaaacaagaggaatcggcagaggactgtacgtggagaggatgacagtaggggcccaccatgtccatggccggacgcaaggaagttcctcattttttgttatataGACTCCATTGTCAACGTATGGAAAACGAAAATGCTTCCTGctagtggtttcctgacatctgggacccacgacattgtcagcgtatatagtcaatagacaagagaatatcacaagatcggctgacacctgggacgtagctgctcgagcagtatttttcttgttattgttgagacggagcagggtttcaactgggttgtggcccgtctagcctaggcttatattttatgtgcaccacatgaccagcccagctgTTTTTTtatgaaaatgagcccagtttattttttctgaagaatacccaatccatgCCTACTTACtgttctacgccctgatgggctgcagctctttcaagacgcctgcaaatcttgaaagtaatatgaaatgggctgtaaatataaaaacatatgacaaattggcaattactttataatttctgaattttttcacattttcagattccaatttcactgggctttaacctaatttaaatatatcttcaaagtactttaaatctggctcgacatttcggtattaaaaatagtttggaacccacagaaatatgcgaaatttcgtttaaatttttaaccctagccctggccaacaaaaaaacggactgcaataaattgcatagtTGCAATGagatatatatataaaatattaaaaaatagggaatggtctgacttgtgggcctattaagttgacgcgtatgcaagattttttttacttattatatacgacaacaaacgattctagcagatgtaaccattggatgtcaatccagcgtcgtcgtgtttcttcaatctctgatcttcttgctccagccgccaaatcctgCGCCGGCGGGACCATCCCTCTAGCAGACGTAACCATTGGATGTCAatccgcgcaggcctcaccgcccctactactcccaccgctggccaggccatccctctactcacccacatccctccactgCTGTGGCTTCGCCgtctccgggtcattcccttcctgggtctcgccgtcgtccatcacGCTGGTGTTCTCgacacggtgtggtcaacgttgtcaacaaacgacaacatcagaagagggatgtacatggagaggctgacagttgggacccacatggtccatggccgcacgcaagcaagtacctccttattcagccaaaaagaatgaatactacccctgacagctcggacccaccagctatatcttcgcacgcaaggaagtgcctccttattacgcacaaaaaaatgaatactccccctgctagctaggacccaccatagtgggaggctgacttgtgggcctactaagttgacgcggatggAGGGCTtcgtcaacttagtcaatatgaatgattctagctccagtgaccgtacaatgtccatccaacggccgtagtgcttcttcaacatcttTTCTTCTTGCTCTAGCCACCCAAACAAGcatcggtcgtgccgcctgctcctgcctctcgtgtccggctgtgctgccaccgctggccatgccatccctctatactcacccacacctcctgttattctctggcgacggcagcctcacaccgcagccgaagcagtcaacccacgtactcccctccgcgtgggcatccactgtcgcgtcttccccggctccgcatcgtccccttcctaggcctcgccgttgtccaccaccctggtgctctcggcgcggcgtggtcaacaaatgacttccattggaagagtactgtacgtggagaggctgacagctgggtccatggccgcagtaaggaagtgcctccttattacgtggaaaataatgattcatccacctgacagcagggacccaccggacgggacaccgtatttcgcgaaaaaaatgtttcccccttgactgctgggacccaccagctacatcttcgcacgcaaggaagggcgtccatattacgggaaaaaaatgattcaccccctgactgctgggacccaccagctacatcttcgcacgcaaggaagtgcctgacagtcgggacccacgtggtcgaagcgtacgtagcgttgtcattctggtcgcgaacgtgtacgtacatactggtcgatgtagaggcgtgcacgtgtcgtagtagaggcgcgcacgtagcatgtacacgtacgtacagcggccagggtgcaagaaagtaaatacgaccaagtacgtacatacgggcggggtctcgaatgcctactcgcgcatacgtacggccagggctcgtatACATGgttgggtcagaacggagaaactgtgtcgtcgtcgtgttcatggggaggcaaccggctgggtcggaacggaatgcgtcatcgtgttcatcaggagccaaccggcttgaacggaatagccgatggaaacgaggcctggcataccgcagaacagagtaaacggccttgtgttcgactggccacgaTCGAAACGGGATTTTGTTCATCGggggggtctggcataccgcaaaacggaggaaacggacctcctacgatcgaaacgaggtcctgttgatcggtaggggtgtggcataccacaaaacggaggaaacggacttgtgttggagcgctacggtcgaaacgggggtcatgttcatcggaaggggtgtggcgtaccgcaaaacaggactccacgggatactgttcatctccactgtcgacctcctccagcctccacgagctactgttcatccaccgtcgacctcctccagcctccacctgctcctgttcatccacgggctcatgttcatccagcctccaccccgcgctcctccaccggctactgttcaaccagcactctccacggggtcctgttcaaccacccctccacgggctactgttcatccagccctccaccggctactgttcaaccagccctccacagggtcgtcctgttcatccagccctccacggggtcctgttcatccacccccaaccagctcgattggggtcctgttcatctagcggcagtggcctctactaccacggggtcctgttcatctaaccccccaccgggaactattcatccaccccccccccccacaatgctcactgttcatccagaggcagcattgatcggcttcagttagcagcagtagcgaaggaatcactcgggttcagttaacagcaagggatcgatcgatcgttcgggttcagtaacgcgtagcctgcagtgcaatcgctcgggttcagttagagcccaacgcctcgcttgggttcagttagagcgcaacgcctcgcacacacgcgcgtacgtacgagagaaacgcgcatcgctcggcccccgaccacccaccgtaaccgggaactcccccgatattttccgcgccctcgcttctaccacggttttttccgtcatggacggcccaaagaatgtcatgcagctgcgtctccggcctgcccaggacgaaaagcctattttctatcataattatttatcatagaagtaggagcccaccacatctatgatgataccgagttttgtcacaattatcgtcatagaagtgtcataagcatgacagaaaaaatttcattcatcccaaaatgtcatggatgtgtctttttttgtagtgcaaggtGCACGCGGAGGCCGACGCCAAGGCCGCGGAGGACTCGGCTGGCAGCGGGATTCCAGAGGCCACCAATCTGGGGTAGCCGGAGCCACCGGTGGTGGAGGCCCAGGCACCGACTGGAGCAGCCGGAGCCGACCAGGCGGTGTCGGAGCGAGAGGTTGCCGACTCCACGGTCCCGAAGGCGGAGGTGACCCAGCGCGCGCCGGGTGCTGGCGAGCGAGGTGTCGGCCACCCCGAAGGGCCGGAGACGCTGCTGGCCAGCGCCGGGTTGGCGATGAGCCAGGCCATGATAGCGCGCACCCCCTTATGCATGCGCTAGGCACGAGCGTCCTCCGAGCCGAGGCCAGTGGAAACCGAGGCCGCGAGCTCGCAGGGAGCCGACACCGGGGCCACGAGTTCCGCACCGCCCAGCTGGACGTCAGCGGCCGGCACGGCCGCCCTGAACCTTGCCATGCAGGATGTCTTGGACAAGTTCGCCACCCACGGTGCCACCCTCCTGAAGGAGAGGAGCAAGATGGCGGTGATGTAGACATCCGTCCGGGTACGCCCTTGATTTGCTTTTTTATTTTTACGATCTGcagtgggggcgcgccagcacaaccactgggtgtagccccccgAGTTCCtagccggctgctgaggaggcAGGTTGGAACTTTAAGGCGTGTTTCTGAATGTAGGGATGTCGTTCTTAATGCATGACTACCACTACTTGCGTGCGGCCCCTACAACTCCCAGAACCAGACGCTGGCCAACCGGACCACCGAGTTGCGGAGGAGTCGAGGTACGCAGTCTGGTTTTTAGTGGGGGTGCGtaagcgcacccactgggtgtagcccctaGATTCGGGCCGACTTCTCAGAAGTCGGGCCAGATCTTCCCGGTAGCTTCTTGTTTCTGACGATTCTTCTTTGTTTTCACAGAGGCCGCCTCCCAGCTGTAGGCCAGTGTACAGGAGCTCGACGGCCAGCTTCAGGCCAAGGAGCTGGAGCACAGCCAGGCGGCCGCGGAGCGCAACCGGCTTGAGAAGGAGCTGGCTGACCATGCGACTCGGCACGCGGAGCACGTCCAGAAGctggaggacgaggaggagcaCCTCAAGGCCGATTTCGAGTCCTAGCGCCCGGGCTGGTCCGATAGGGAGAAGTACCTGTCGGAGGGATATGAGGTGATTGAGGTCCTGCTCAAAGGTAAAGCTTCTTTATTTTCTTGACTGGTTGGTTGCCGGCTATTGCGGAAACACGGCTTCTtattattttttcttcttctaaaCATAGTACTTCCTGGACCACACCGGCACCATCAGCCAGGCAATCAAGGTGCGACGCGAGCAGCGGATGCAGGAGGGCGTGGAGACTGCACCGGACCGGCCCCGGACCTTGGGCGAATAGTTTCAGGCCGTTCGGCTGCGCCTTGTGCCGGTGCGCCAGCTGCTCCACCGGTTTCAGCGCGCCAGGTTGCATGTCTTGGAGGGGCTCTGGTCGGGCGTGCAGGTCCCCCGAACTCCCAGCCGGACTGTCAACTGGTTGGAGGTGGCGTGGGAGCAGCTCAACACCTGGAAAGGTGCCGCGGCATGGGTCGGCACCAAGGTGGTGCTTGAGTTCGTGAGGGCATGGTATCCGGGCGTGAGCATGGCGCAGCTGTCCACCTTCTGCTAGGAGGCGACGCTAGAGTTGGAGCTGCAGCGCGAAGGGATCACCATCCGTGCGTCGGCCCTCGCCGTGTACACCAATGGCGACATCTTCATCCAGAGCGGGCAGAAGACAGCACCGAGGTGCCACCGtcctggttcgggctgaacccggacgAGGGGGAGAACCCGACggaggagatcgcctccagcgacgaggccgcggaggaggacgaggacgaggaagGCGACGACATCGCGCCAGATGACGGAGCGACCAGCCAGAACCGGTCCGATCTAGCCCCCGCCGGCGAGCAGCGGGAGACCACATCGGCCGCCGCCACCGACCAGACTGGGACCAACCAGCCGGAGGCCCCACCAGCCGGCGCTACAGTCACCGCCGACTCGTCTGAGCAGCCTGCAGTACCTCCGGCCTAGGTGGCCCTTGTTTGTTTAATTTTTCTGTCTTGTGCTCAAGAACGAAGTTAGTtatgcgcagttccacccactgggggtgtattttAAACTTTGATTGATGCTGGTCGCGGGCCTTTTGGAATGGAAATGAATTTACTTTTCCCACATGCTTATGTGATGTGCCGAGTTCCAACTCGATTTTGCTTTGCTTTCTTTGGCTTTTTCTTTGTTGTGTTCCTTTGGTTGCCGCCCTGCCAGCCGGACAGCCGCACTGCAGTTTGTGGCCGGGTCAGGGACTTGGGCATTTAGAATAGGCAAATTACTTCAGCCGCTTAAAGCGTATGCTAGTCAAGCGAGAAGCCGTccggccggctgctgagcagccggaCGGGGGAAGCGAGAGGCCGGCTTGGCCTAAATCAGCGTTCTTCCTTAGTCGTTTTTCATGTAGACAGCGTTTTCAGCCTTTAGCTCTTGCCAGCCAGACAGTCGCACTGTGATCTATGGCTTGAGCGAAGAGAGGGCTTTGGTGTCGGCACATTACTTAAGATGACTTCGGATGATGCCAATTAGGGCCAAGTCGGTGAGCCCCCGGGCCGGCTGACCGGACCCGGGCAGGGCGAAAGAATGAATATTCATACATAGGAGAAGCTCATCATAGAGATAAAAAGGTAGCCCCCGAGTGCACCTCGGGGTACCTGTTGTCTTCACTTAGTACAAACGATAGTGTGGTACATaaactgcatcaactgtaaaacgGGCGGAGAAGGTTCGCATTCCATGGACGCTCCAACTCTTGGCCGGCTGTGTCCCTCTTGCGTGCCCTGGGCTTCTGTTCATCGATTAGATAGTAGGAATCATTGCCCAGGgccttgctgacgatgaagggCCCCTCCCAAGgagccgagagcttgtgctggccgacTGTTCGGTGGATCAGTCGGAGCACGAGGTTGCCCTCACGAAAAGCACGCGGCTTGATCTTCTTGTTGTGGTAGGGGCACAGGTTCTggtggtagatggcggaccggctgagttcCAGCAGCCGGGCCTCTTCAAGCAGATCGACGACGTCTTCGCGTGCCTCCTTTGCTTCCGCCTCCGTGTACAGGGTGAcgcgaggcgagtcgaactcgatacCATTGGGATGATCACCTTGGtcccgtacacgaggaagaaagGTGTGAAGCCGTTTGATCGGTTTGGCGTGGTACAGAGACTCCaaaggacggccggcagctcctggatccagcagccggccgagcgctccagtgACTCAACCAGCCGTGGCTTGATGCCGGATAGAATGAGGCAGTTTGCCCGCTCCACCTggtcgtttgactgcgggtgAGAAACCGATGCGAGATCCAGTCGGATGCCATGTGCCGCGCAGAAACTAGCCAAGGCGCCATTGGCGAAGTtcatgccgttgtcggtgatgatgttgtgcggcatGCCGTATCGAATgttgatatctgcgatgaatgtgaCGGCTGTGGGGCCATTCAGCTTCTCGATCGGTC
The Aegilops tauschii subsp. strangulata cultivar AL8/78 chromosome 3, Aet v6.0, whole genome shotgun sequence genome window above contains:
- the LOC141042813 gene encoding uncharacterized protein, whose protein sequence is MPHNIITDNGMNFANGALASFCAAHGIRLDLASVSHPQSNDQVERANCLILSGDHPNGIEFDSPRVTLYTEAEAKEAREDVVDLLEEARLLELSRSAIYHQNLCPYHNKKIKPRAFREGNLVLRLIHRTVGQHKLSAPWEGPFIVSKALGNDSYYLIDEQKPRARKRDTAGQELERPWNANLLRPFYS